In one window of Arachis ipaensis cultivar K30076 chromosome B06, Araip1.1, whole genome shotgun sequence DNA:
- the LOC107604706 gene encoding calmodulin-binding protein 25, with product MASSENLIESWAFRPALDTWFADYIARDAETLTKALQKSISGDDVLSPFIASPKPDATTAAASTPTVSGISAGSDQESAPKRRGSTLPPATGRVTKRKSRASKRSQTTFITADPANFRQMVQQVTGVRFGGGAAADIAMAPVLKPEPQRLVSGGGGRFPAGAACLLPTLDTSAFLLDHHQQQVVGPNSGSAGPGVSVSGPLPFSQPMGLVDASPSLGSADFDTFSSFPTLESWKVM from the coding sequence ATGGCGTCATCCGAGAATTTGATTGAGTCATGGGCCTTTCGCCCTGCACTCGACACGTGGTTCGCCGATTACATAGCTCGCGACGCCGAAACCCTAACCAAGGCGCTTCAAAAATCCATCTCCGGCGACGACGTCCTCTCTCCCTTCATCGCATCTCCCAAGCCCGACGCTACCACTGCCGCTGCCTCCACGCCGACAGTTTCCGGCATCTCCGCCGGCTCCGATCAGGAATCTGCTCCCAAGCGCCGCGGATCGACGCTTCCACCGGCAACAGGGAGGGTTACTAAACGGAAGTCACGCGCGTCGAAGCGATCTCAGACGACGTTCATCACGGCAGACCCGGCGAACTTCCGGCAGATGGTGCAGCAGGTCACCGGCGTGAGGTTCGGGGGCGGAGCGGCGGCCGATATTGCAATGGCGCCGGTGCTGAAGCCGGAGCCTCAGAGACTTGTTTCCGGCGGCGGAGGGAGGTTTCCGGCCGGGGCAGCGTGCTTGCTGCCGACGCTGGACACGTCAGCGTTTTTGCTGGACCATCACCAGCAGCAGGTTGTGGGCCCGAACTCGGGTTCTGCTGGGCCCGGTGTTTCTGTCTCAGGCCCACTGCCTTTCTCCCAGCCCATGGGATTGGTGGATGCTTCTCCTTCTCTCGGTTCTGCAGATTTTGACACTTTCTCGAGTTTCCCCACTCTGGAGTCATGGAAGGTTATGTGA